From the genome of Vicia villosa cultivar HV-30 ecotype Madison, WI linkage group LG2, Vvil1.0, whole genome shotgun sequence, one region includes:
- the LOC131648786 gene encoding uncharacterized protein LOC131648786 — translation MSQQPNASSPKKVSPTSDSATPNESTNPNRALNVSHMRMISAANLPTTKPRTAHARRPKESVRTKGSNTSSSNLREELTKEGTRYVHNSIAKIVKRILDENHQVPGISVPLQTVIPDPPKSNHNDVHTAGSDIHMTGEEKNEEVQEDADNTNVTEDVNDIGNSEADESPRENAGTCTNVVDLDEYSDNNLLATVNPSVAERLMTKRKDKVVIQNSPVKKAVVKSPSKYSIKEKSTHAEPVKSRTKSVGVSPSKSWSKVVPKKRKERAVEESESDVEVHVHDTPLKKKPTTCKLSASVPEVPIDNVSFHFAASANRWKFVYQKRLALERKLAQNARDCKDIMDLIDAAGLIKIVVHLSKCYEMLVKEFIVNLSEECADKRSKEFRKVFVRGKCVNFSSTVINNLLGRSDEAQPELKVSDNKVCQVITANQVRSWPLKGKLSTA, via the coding sequence ATGTCTCAACAACCGAATGCTTCCTCCCCAAAGAAAGTGTCTCCCACCTCTGACTCTGCAACACCTAATGAGTCAACTAACCCTAATCGGGCTCTCAATGTATCTCATATGAGGATGATTAGTGCTGCAAATTTGCCAACTACAAAGCCAAGAACAGCGCATGCAAGAAGACCTAAGGAGAGTGTTCGTACTAAGGGCTCCAATACCTCATCATCCAACCTTCGTgaggaacttactaaagaaggaACAAGATATGTGCATAACTCCATAGCTAAGATTGTCAAACGAATCTTGGATGAAAATCATCAGGTCCCTGGGATATCTGTTCCTCTTCAAACCGTGATCCCTGATCCTCCCAAGAGCAATCATAATGATGTTCACACTGCTGGTAGTGACATTCACATGACTGGAGAGGAGAAAAACGAAGAGGTTCAAGAAGATGCTGATAACACCAATGTCACTGAGGATGTCAATGACATCGGAAACTCTGAAGCTGATGAAAGTCCAAGGGAAAATGCTGGAACATGTACAAATGTTGTGGATTTAGATGAGTACTCTGACAACAATCTGCTTGCTACTGTGAACCCTAGTGTAGCCGAAAGGCtgatgacaaagagaaaagaCAAAGTTGTGATTCAGAATTCTCCTGTGAAGAAAGCTGTTGTTAAAAGCCCTTCCAAATATTCTATCAAGGAGAAGAGTACCCATGCAGAACCTGTAAAAAGCAGAACTAAAAGTGTTGGTGTTAGTCCCTCAAAATCTTGGAGTAAAGTTGTTccaaagaagaggaaggaaagagctgttgaagaatccgagtctgaTGTTGAAGTGCATGTCCATGACACTCCATTAAAGAAGAAGCCCACAACTTGCAAGTTGTCTGCTAGTGTACCTGAAGTTCCCATTGACAATGTATCCTTCCACTTTGCTGCAAGTGCAAACCGGTGGAAATTTGTGTATCAAAAGAGACTGGCCCTTGAGAGGAAATTGGCTCAAAATGCTCGTGACTGTAAGGACATAATGGACCTGATTGATGCTGCTGGCCTTATCAAAATTGTTGTCCATCTGAGTAAATGCTATGAAATGCTGGTCAAAGAGTTCATAGTAAACCTCTCTGAAGAGTGTGCTGACAAAAGATCCAAGGAATTCAGAAAAGTGTTTGTAAGAGGAAAATGTGTTAACTTCTCGTCCACTGTGATCAACAACCTATTGGGAAGGTCTGatgaagctcaacctgagcttaAAGTCTCTGATAATAAGGTATGCCAAGTTATCACTGCAAACCAAGTCAGGAGCTGGCCATTGAAAGGAAAATTGTCTACTGCATAA